AAGCCGAACAGCTTTGGCAGAAGGCGTACCGCCTCGATACCACGCAAACTCCCACGCTCGTGGAGCTCTGCCGCCTCTACCAGATCCGCCGGCTTCCCGACAAGCTCCTGGCCGCTCTCGAACGTCTCGCCGACCAGCCGGACGCGCCGCCGGAGGGGCTGGCGAAACTTGCCGATATGTATGCTGAGGCCGGCCGGCTTCCCGAGGCCGGGGAGGTATTCCGGCGGGCGGTGCAGGCCGGGCTGGATACCGCGCTGGCACGGCAGATAGTGGCCGCCCGCCCCCGACTGAAATCTTTCGTCCCGGGGTTTCCGTAGCCCCGGTCTGCAGGATGAGGATGCGCCGATGGAGTGGTTGCCCCGTCTCTGGCTGCTGAGTGTCGCCGCGCTGCTCTTTCAAGCGGCCTACTACTGGCCGCGCCTGCCCGAGCGCCTGGCCTCGCACTTCGATGCCTCCGGCGTACCGAACGGCTACTCCTCCCGCGCCTCTTTCATAGCCGTGTGGCTGGCCGTGGTGCTCCTGGTCAACATCTGGCCGGCGATTATCGGCCCGCTCATCCGCAAACTCCCGCCGGGCCTGATCAACACCCCGAGGAAAGACTACTGGCTGGCGACGCAGGAGCGCCGCACCCGCCTGATCGCGATCGTGGCCGCCATGCTCTCAGGCATCATGCTGGGGGCCAATGTGATGTTGCTCGTCACGTTCCACTACACGGCCGCCTACAACACCGGCGGCCGCGGTTCGAGCGGAAGTTGGATCGGGTATGCCGTCGTTGCCGAAACCCTGCTCACCCTCGGAGCCGTGGTGTGGGGGCTTGGTGACTCTCAGCCGCCCGCCCGCCGACTTCAGACCGCAGCCTCCTTCGTGAGAACCATCGAGTAGAAAGCCGATTCGTCCTCGAACAATCGAGAGACCTGCCAGCCCGTCCCGGCAACGATCTCCCGCAATTCCTCCGGCGACACCAAAAGGTAATCGAACCAGGGAGTCGCGAGCTTCTCGTACCGGACCCTCAGCCGGAGCTGGCCTCCCCTACGCCCCCGTCGGCGATTGCACTCGTGGTATTCCAGGTGCTGCACGTCCGAAACCTTGTACGGATGTCGCACCGAGGCGATGATGCGGCCGCGGTCCGATGTCATCCCGTGAAGCCGCCTCAGCATTCTCCGCCCCTTTTGGAGCGTTTCGAGAAGTCCGAAATTCCCCCCGAACAGCACGACGGCGTCGAACACTCCCATGTCGGCGGAGACATCGGCGAACCGCATCAGCCGGACATCCCGCACTCCCCGCTCCCGGCACACGTGCACGAGCAGAGGCGAGTAGTCGATCGCCACTACCGGGTGCCCCTTCTCCTGCAGATGCAGCGCGACCCGTCCGGCCCCGCATCCGACATCAAGCACCCGGCCGCGGGCATAGCGAATCGCTTGCCGCTCGACTTTCCACCACCTGGCGTAACGCTCCAGGCACAACCGGTGTCCGACATGACTGGCATCGATGAACCCGTCGTCGCGCTCCACAATGAGGGAGGTGTACCGCCCGTGCAGATGATCGCACATCCCCCGTCCGAACGCGTCCTCTTCCGGCTTCAGCATGATCCCGCTCCCTGCTTCAGGTGGAGTTTTACGTAAGTCGCAGGTACGGCACGGCGTTCGCCGACATTTCCCCCGCGCCTTCTTTGCGGTAGCGAAAGTACCCCGCCGCCGCGATCATCGCCGCGTTGTCGGTGCACAGTTCCGGCGGCGGAGAGAACAGCCGCCGCCCCTCCGGCGTCAGCCGCTCGCCCAGGAGGGCGCGGAGCCGGCTGTTGGCGGCCACGCCGCCGGAGACGGTGACGTCGTGTATCTGGAGGTCGCGGGCCGCCCGGAGCGTCTTCTCCGCCAGCACCTCGGCCACCGCTTCCTGGAACGACGCGGCGATATCCGCCTTGTGCCGCGCGAGCTCCCCGGGCGATAGCTTCTTCAGGTGCAGCGCCACCGCGGTTTTCAGCCCAGAGAACGAGAAGTGGTAGTCCTCCCGGTCGAGCATCGCCCGCGGAAACCGCACGTAGCCGGGGTTTCCCTGCTGCGCGAGTTTGTCCAACCGCGCGCCCCCCGGGTAGCCGAGATCCATCAGCTTGGCCACCTTGTCGAACGCTTCCCCGGCGGCGTCATCCTGCGTCCGGCCGAGCACCCGGTAGACGCCGAACCCATTCACCTCGATGAGCATCGTGTGCCCTCCCGAAACCACCAGCGTGAGGTGGTGGGGGGAGAGGTCGGCGTAGGCCAGCAGGTTTGCCGCGAGGTGTCCCTCGAGGTGGTTCACCGGCACGAACGGCAGGCGCGCCGCGAAGGCCAGTCCTTTGGCGAAGGTCAGCCCCACCAGGAGCGGCCCGACCAGCCCCGGCCCCATGGTGGCGGCGATCAGTCCGAGGTCGCCGATCCCCACCCCCGCCGTCTCCATCGCCTGCCGGTAGATCGGCACGATCGTTTTCAGGTGTTCCCGGCTGGCGATTTCCGGCACCACGCCGCCGAAGCGGGCGTGGTCGGCCTGCGAGAGGATGACGTTGGCGAGCACCCGCGAGCCGTCGGCGATCACGGCCGCCGCGGTTTCGTCGCACGATGTCTCAATACCCAGCGCGAGCATGGCCGGTCACTGCGGGCGGCGAGTCGTGAACTGGACCGACTCGGCCGAGGTTTTCTTGACCCGGAAATTCGAGGGCGCGTCGACCTTGATCGGCGCCGCGTTGAGCGAGTCGCGCCGGCGGTAGTCGACCGAGGCCACGAGCGCGTTCGGGTTGAGCAGGTCGATATCCTCCGGCGGACCGGTCAGCTCCACATTGATCACGCGGGGCTGAATCGACACCTGGCGGTCGGCCGGCACGTTGTAGACGACCACCGGGATGTTCTCGAAGACCCGGGTCTTGATCGCGAGAACCTCGACCTCCACCAGCACCGAATCGGGATCGAGCCCGATGCGGTATCCCTCCGGCCGCCGGAGCGGCAAGAGGAGGGAGAGATTGTTGCGCACGCCGGTGATCTGGCGGGGGATGGTCGACACCGCGCTCAGGCGGTCGACCACCAGCTCGGCCCCCCGCACCACCACCTGGGGCGGCAGCGGGTCCGAAATCCGGCTCACCGCAAAACCCTCGTCGGTCTTGATGTCGAGATCGAGCACCACGTCCACCGTGGCCCGCACGATCTCGTCGACGTGCAGGTTGATCGAAGTCGGCGACACCACGCCGTCAATCGCCACCCGGTTGCCGCCTGCGATCAGCGTCGTGTTCGCCGCCGACAGCGGCACAACGTGCCGCCCCGGGCCGTAAGCGGTCGCCAGGATGCGCACGCCGTAGTCCCGCCAGGTCTGCCGGAGGAGCTGTTTCCCCTTCGCCGCCACCACGACCGTGATCGAATCGGGCGGCCGGTTGGCCAGCGTCAGGGAGTCATCCAGCGCGATCTCCGATATCGGCACCCGCACCTCGTAGTTGTAGATTTTCTCGGTCGCGACATGGAACCACAGGAGGAGCCCCATGATCAGGGCCACGATCTTCAGCCAGAAGTTCTCGAGCAGGGATTTCATATGTCACGGTTCCCACGGCCGGGCGGCGGGCGACCGGCCGCCGATATGGTAACACACGTCCCGGCCGCAAACAACCAACAATTGCGGAAATCCGGCCGGAACTAGTCCACGCGGTCGGGATTGTTCCAGAGAAACCGGGTCAGCCCCCGGTCGGTCCCCACCCACAGGTAGTCCCCATCCACCGCCAGTGCGTAGACGTTGTTCGAGGCCAGCCCGTCGTCGACCGTGAAATCCCGCTTGAACGGTTTGTCCGCGGTGTGAAAGAGGATCGTCAGCCCCTTGTCCGAGGCCACCGCCGCGATCGTCTCGTTGACCGCCAGCGCCCGCGGGAGCAGCTGCTGGGTCATGTCGTGGAACGACCGCGACTCCGCCGTCTGCAGATCCAGCTCCGCCAGCCCGCCGTCGGACACAAACCAGAGCTTGTCCGCCCACCGCTCGATGTCGTAGACGTGGCTGAACAGCACGTTCTCCGGATCGCGATACCGCTGGAGTCGCTCCGCGCCCTTCGTCAGCCGGTAGGCGCCGCTCTCCGCGGCGACCCAAACGTAGTCGCCGACTTCCTCGATGTCCCAGATGTACTGGCCCTCAAACGTCGTGGGGAGGATCAGGGCGGCCGAATCGGAGGCCCCGATCACCAGGTTCAGCCCCTCGTCGGTCCCGATAAACACCGAATCGCCGGTCACCGCGATGCTCAGGACATTCTCGCCGGCCAGTCCCTGCCGCTCCCCGACCGTCCGTATGATCATTTCGCTCTCCAGGTCCATCACGAGCAGCCCGCGCGCGGTCCCGATGTACAAGTGGGCGGAATCGGAGCGGAGACAATTGATGTCGTCGGCGGGAAACTCCGGCCGCACCCCGGACTCGAGGTGGCGGAAAGTCATCATCGCCGGCTCGAATCCTGTAATCCCGGTGCGCAGGTCGTCGTACACCGCCCCGGACACCCACAGCCGGCCGCCCTCCTGATCGAGGGCGTTGACGCGCCGCTGGACCAGTCCGAACGGGAGCAGGTCGATGATGAGGTTGGTGGTCCGCGCTTTCGCCGGGCCGTATCCCCAGATGGCCATCCAGTACATCCCGCTCCCGTCGTCGACCATCTCGTTGATCTGCCAGGTCCGCCCGTAGGGGTCGATGAGCTGTCCGCCGGCGAAATAGTTGAAACCGGGCGGAGCGTGCATGATGGCCGGCGGGGGCACCTCGCGCGCCGCCCCGTCCCCCTCGGGCGTCTCGCTGGTGAGGAACCACATCGCCAGCGTCTGGTCGTAAACGTACCTCCCGTCCGGCGTCGCCGCATAGAGCGTGCGCCCGAACTGGTCGGCCCAGATCCGGCTGATATCTTCCGGATCGACTCCCGGGATCGCCGGCAGGGGCTCCTCCCAGCGGTCCTCCCCCTGGTTGTAGCAGATGATCCCCTGGGCGGTGGCGAAATATACGCGGACGACGGTCACGGCGATGCTCCTGGTTCGGGAGAAATCCGAGAAGGTCACGGCCTGCCCCTCGGGATAGCCGGCGTGGGCCGCAACGGCCAGCAGGAGTCCCGCGAGGATCCCCGCGATCGTCGTGCGCGCCTTCATGCGAGCCCGCCTGAGAGGACGTCCAGGACCGCCGCCGCCAGCAGCGCGGTGCCGACCGGCAGGGCCGCTTCGTCGGCTATGAACGCCGGCGAGTGCCAGGGTTGGTCGGCCTTGATTTTCCTGTTCCCCACACCCAACCGCACCATCGCCCCCGGCGCCTGCTTGAGGTAGCAGGCGAAATCCTCGCCGCCGAGCATCACCTCGGTCGTTTCGATTTTACCGCGTCCGTAGAGCCGTTCCATGTTGCGGGCCAGCACACGGTTGGCGCGCGGGTCGTTGCTGAGCACCGGATAGTCGGCGATCAGGCGCAGCTCGACCCGGGCGCCGCGGGCCCGGCCGATGTTTTCGGCCACCCGGCGGATCAGGCGCGGCACCGCCTTCTCGGCCCGCGGCGACAGCGTCCGCGCCGTCCCGGCCACCCGCACCTCGTCGGCGACCACGTTGCGCGCCACCCCGCCCTCGATCTGCCCGAACGTGATCACGGCCGGCTCGACCGGGTCGATCTCGCGCGCGACCACTTTCTGCACCGCCTCGATCACCTCGGCGGCGGTTGTGATCGCATCCACTCCCAGGTGGGGCCGGGCGGCATGGGCGCTCCGGCCGCGCACAATGAGATCGAAATCGGTCACCGCCGCCATCGTCGGACCGTCCCGCAGGCCGATTTTCCCCGTCCGCACGTGCGGGTCGACATGGAGACCGAACACCGCGGAGGCGTCTGTCAGGGCGCCCGACTCGATCATCGGCCGCGCCCCGCCGGGGGGCATTTCTTCGGAGGGTTGGAAGATGAACCGGACGGTTCCGGCGATTTGGCCGCGCAGACCGCTCAGCACGGCTGCCACTCCCCAGACTACCGCCATGTGCATATCGTGGCCGCAGGCGTGCATGCAGCCCGGGTTTTTCGATGCGAACGGCAGGCCGGTGCGCTCCGTAATCGGCAGCGCGTCGATGTCGCTGCGCACGACCACCGTCCGCCCCCCCGCAACCCCCTGCAACTCCGCCAGCACACCGGTGTCGGTCGTGGTCGCAAGCAACCGCAGGCCCAGCCGCCGCAGCGCGGCGGCCAAGTACTCGCTCGTCCGAAACTCCCTCGCGGAAAGTTCGGGATACTGATGGAGGTGGCGGCGCAGCGCCGCCTGGCGGGCAGCGATCCGCTTCGCCGCGGCGAGAATCCGGTCTGGTCGGTCAGGGGAGTGGGGCACGTTCAGGTTCGCTCCGGTGGGGGTGATCCGGCCTTACGGCCGGCTGTTCCGTTTTCCTGATAGCGCTTGTACTTATTGGCAAACACATGCGCCAGCCGCAAAGGTTCCGGCAACCGGTAGTCCCGCAGACAGCGGACCACCAGTTCCCGGGCGCCGGCCAGATCGCAACCGTGTCCGGGGGAGACAAAGATCGGTTTCACCCGGTCTTTCGAACGGTAGGCGCACCCGACTTCGGCTCCCTCAATGCGGATCGGCTCCCAACTCCCTTTCGCATCGGCTACCGGCCGATGAGTTCCCGCGAGGAGCTTGCGGCTGCACCCGGTCGAGGGCCGGTTGAACAGGACGCCGAGCAGGCCGGCCATGCCGCAGCGGGCCGGGTGGGCCAAGCCGTGGCCATGGATCATGAGCATGTCCGGCTCGGTCGCCAGGCGGTGGAGCGCTGCGATGACCGCCGGTCCCTCGCGGAAAAACAGCAGCCCCGGCACATAGGGAAAAATCGCGGGGGCACACCCCTCGGCCCGATCCACCGGCTCCAGGCCGGGATACCGGACGACGACGGCGGCGGCGTAAATCCGCTTGCCGTCGCGGCCATAGGCGGTGTCGACCGCCGCGATCAGGCGGGGCTCGGAGGCCGCGGGGGCAATCCGGATCTCGCGGGCAAGGGCCGTCTGGAGCGCCGCCGCCTCGGCCCGCGTCACCGGCCACTTCTCAATCTGCCGATACTGCACGCCTGCCTGTGAACACCGCGGGCTGCGGTTCTGAATTCTGCGAAACGATACGAAGAACCTCCCGTCCCGTCAAGGCGCGGGACCGTCACTGCGAACCCCGCAGGCGGAAGAACCCCCACTGCGGGAGATCGTCGACAAGTGCCGCGAGGTGCCCCGGCGTGATCCAGGGGGAGTGGCGGTCCGGCGTCAGCAGCGGAATGTGCAGGTCGCAGGCGTTCGGTTTGGGGCAGCCGGTCGCCACCGTATACATCCGCTCCCCCTCGTCGTTGACCAGCATGTTGACCACAATGTAGACCTTTCCGACCAACAGGCGGTCGTCGTGCCCGATGACGAGGTCTCCGGGTCGCACCTCCTCAGGGGGGAGGGAATCGCAGTTGGCCGCCAGCGTCTGGTACGTCTGCTGCTCCATCGCCACCGTCAGGAACCGGTAGAATTCCATCTCGCTGGCCTCGCGCGGCGTGGCCGGCACCAGCCGCGGCCCGCCGAGCGGCGTGTAGCTCACTTTGCTCTGGAGCCAGGCGGCGTAGGCGAGCGTGTCGCCGTCCGCCCGCGTCACGATGTGCATGGCCGACTCGCGGCCGGCGTACCGGCAGTACTCCGCGAACACGCGCAGCGGAAACCCGATATCGGTGTACATCGTCCCCCGCCAGGGCATGTGCACGACGCGCGAGACCTCGCCGTACTCGTACGCTTTCCCGCCCTTCCACACCCCGACCGGCTTCCACTGGTTCCACAGCGGCAGGTGGGAGACCCAGTACTGGTATCCGGTCAGGGCGGCCGAATCCGGCCGGTGGAACCCCTCGGGGAGACGGAACTCCGTCTCGAACGTGTAGATCGTGTCGTCCATGCTGATGAAGGAGTAGGTCTGGCGGTACCAGGCCAGCAGGGAATCAAAGGGGGCCGGCGGGGCCGGATCCGCCCCGCGGCTGTCCCGGAGCGGGACGGCCGCCGCCAGAATCGCAAGCAGCGCAGCGACGCAGCGCGTCATTCCTCTTTCATCTCCTTCCACAGCCGGGCCGCCCGGCGCAGGTGGGGAATGGTGATGGAGCCGCCGACCACCAGCGCGATCGCCATCACCTCGTCGAACTCCGCGTCGGTCACGCGGTTCTCCCGGGCGCGGATGACGTGGTAGGCGATGCAGTCGTCGCAGCGGAGCACCAGCGAGGCCGCCAGTCCGAGCAGCTCCTTGGTTTTGGCGTCCAGCGCACCGTCCCGGTACACGGCGCCGTCCAGAGCGAAGAAGCGCTTGATATCGAGGTTGTCCCGCTCGAGGACAATCTCGTTCAGCTTCTCCCGCTCCTGCCTGAACTGTTGTACCCGATCCGACATCGATTTCTCCGATATTTTTCCGCGCCGCCGGGGCGGCCGTTGCCGCCGCCCCGGGGACCGCCGCCCCTTATTTGCCGCTCTCGGCCAGCAGCGCCTCCATCTGGTCCACCAGGTCGGCGAACAGCTTCATCGTCCGCTGGACCGGTTCGGGCGAGGTCAGGTCGACCCCCGCCTTCTTCAGGATCTCCACCGGGTAGTCGGAATTGCCGACCGCCAGGAACTGCATGTAGGTATCGAGATATTTCGGATCCTCGAGCACCTTCTGGGACATCGCCTGCGCCGCCGCGTAGGAGGTGGCGTACTGGTAGACGTAGTACTGGCTGTAGAAATGCCCGATGCGCAGGCACCCCAGGTCGTTGACCGCCCCGATCGTCAGGTCCGGCCCCCAGTACTTCTGGTAGATGTCGCGGTAGGTCTTGCGCATGAATTCGGCCGACAGCGCCTGCCCGCTCTCGATCCGCTCGTGGATCGTCAGCTCGAATTCGCTGAACATGACCTGGGTGAAGAACGACCCGATGATCTGCTCGATGTAGTAGTTGAGCAGCTCCATCTTGTCGCCCCGGTCGGTCGTGTTGTCCAGGAGGTACTTCATGAGAACCGCTTCGTTCCCCGTGGAGGCCACCTCGGCCGCGAAGAGCGAATGGTTGTGGCTGATGTACGGTTCGTGCCGGTTGGTGTAGTAGCTGTGCATGGCGTGGCCCATTTCGTGGGCGAGCGTGAACACCGAGGCCAGCGTCCCGTTGTAATTCAGCAGCACGTAGGGGTGCGAGCTGTAAGTTCCCCACGAGTACGCCCCCGACCCCTTCCCCTCCGTCTCGTAGACGTCGATCCAGCCCGACGTGAACCCTTTCTCGAGGTCAGTAAGGAACTGCGGCCCCAGCGGCTGCAAGCCGCGGCGGAGGATCTCCTGGGCCTGCTCGTAGGTATACTCCTTCCGCCCCTCCGGCATGAGCGGCACGGAGAGGTCAAACGTGAAGAGCGTGTCGACCCCGAGGATGCGTTTGCGCAGCGAGGCCCACTTGTGCAGCGGGGCGAGGTTCTCGTTGACCGCCGCGATGAGGCTGTGGAAGACCGCGACCGGGATGTTGTAGCGGTCGAGCGAGGACTCCAGGCAGGTCGCGTAGCCGCGCGCCTGGGCCTGGAAGTAGTCGCTCTTGACCGAGGCCGCCAACGTCGCCGCCAGCGTGTTCTCATAGTCGAGGTAGGCGGCGTTGTACCGGTCGCTCACCCGTCGGCGGAGTTCGCGGTCGGTGGACTCGAGCATCTTGTATACGCGCTCTTTCGTGAGCGCCACCTCCGCGCCGTTCTCATCGGCCACCGTGCCGTAGTCGATATCGGCGTTGTCGACCATGTTGAAGATTTCTCCGGATGCGCTCACCGCAGGCCCGGCCAGCGCCAGGAGAGCCTCCTCCTTGTCCGACAGCACGTGCGCCTGCTTGCGGAAGAGATCGTCCAGGTAGTGGCGGTACACCGCCAGCTTCGGGTCCTGCCCGGCGAATCCGACGATCTTGTCCTTGCCGGCGGCGATGATCTCCGGTTCGATGAAGGAGGTCCCCTCGGAAATCCGGGACCACAACTGCCGGATGCGCCCTCCCATCTCCTGGTAGGTGCTCACCCGGTTGTCCTCATCGAGTATCAGGTAGGCGTAGACATACAGGTTGTCGGCGATCAGCTCGATGCTGTCGCGGGTGGCCAGACAGGCCAGGAGGGTCGCCGGTCCCTCGCCCAGACGGCCGCGGTATTGGTCGAACAGCCCGATGCTTCCCTGGAGACCGGCGAAGGCGGCCTCCCAGGCGCTGTCGGTCGGGAAGATGTCGGCGACCCGCCACTTGTATTGGTCGGCGATATCCGCCCGCTGGGGAATGGCGCTGTCGGCGGAAATGACGGCGGACGCGGCTGCGAGAAACAGCCCGACCGCGAGGAGGACGGGGGAAAGGACACGCGATGTGAGCCACATAGGAGGTCTCCGGGATGAGTATTTCACTTGTTCCACGCTTGCTTTCGGCGTTACCATAGGCTGCAAATATACGCGCCGCCCGCGCGTCGCGCACGAACTTTTCTTGAAGGTCACCGCCATGTACACCTATCGGACTGCGGTCAAGCTCCACGATACCGACGCCGCCGGAGTGCTC
This genomic stretch from Candidatus Zixiibacteriota bacterium harbors:
- a CDS encoding DUF1648 domain-containing protein, which translates into the protein MEWLPRLWLLSVAALLFQAAYYWPRLPERLASHFDASGVPNGYSSRASFIAVWLAVVLLVNIWPAIIGPLIRKLPPGLINTPRKDYWLATQERRTRLIAIVAAMLSGIMLGANVMLLVTFHYTAAYNTGGRGSSGSWIGYAVVAETLLTLGAVVWGLGDSQPPARRLQTAASFVRTIE
- a CDS encoding methyltransferase domain-containing protein, translating into MLKPEEDAFGRGMCDHLHGRYTSLIVERDDGFIDASHVGHRLCLERYARWWKVERQAIRYARGRVLDVGCGAGRVALHLQEKGHPVVAIDYSPLLVHVCRERGVRDVRLMRFADVSADMGVFDAVVLFGGNFGLLETLQKGRRMLRRLHGMTSDRGRIIASVRHPYKVSDVQHLEYHECNRRRGRRGGQLRLRVRYEKLATPWFDYLLVSPEELREIVAGTGWQVSRLFEDESAFYSMVLTKEAAV
- the tsaD gene encoding tRNA (adenosine(37)-N6)-threonylcarbamoyltransferase complex transferase subunit TsaD — its product is MLALGIETSCDETAAAVIADGSRVLANVILSQADHARFGGVVPEIASREHLKTIVPIYRQAMETAGVGIGDLGLIAATMGPGLVGPLLVGLTFAKGLAFAARLPFVPVNHLEGHLAANLLAYADLSPHHLTLVVSGGHTMLIEVNGFGVYRVLGRTQDDAAGEAFDKVAKLMDLGYPGGARLDKLAQQGNPGYVRFPRAMLDREDYHFSFSGLKTAVALHLKKLSPGELARHKADIAASFQEAVAEVLAEKTLRAARDLQIHDVTVSGGVAANSRLRALLGERLTPEGRRLFSPPPELCTDNAAMIAAAGYFRYRKEGAGEMSANAVPYLRLT
- a CDS encoding amidohydrolase; this encodes MPHSPDRPDRILAAAKRIAARQAALRRHLHQYPELSAREFRTSEYLAAALRRLGLRLLATTTDTGVLAELQGVAGGRTVVVRSDIDALPITERTGLPFASKNPGCMHACGHDMHMAVVWGVAAVLSGLRGQIAGTVRFIFQPSEEMPPGGARPMIESGALTDASAVFGLHVDPHVRTGKIGLRDGPTMAAVTDFDLIVRGRSAHAARPHLGVDAITTAAEVIEAVQKVVAREIDPVEPAVITFGQIEGGVARNVVADEVRVAGTARTLSPRAEKAVPRLIRRVAENIGRARGARVELRLIADYPVLSNDPRANRVLARNMERLYGRGKIETTEVMLGGEDFACYLKQAPGAMVRLGVGNRKIKADQPWHSPAFIADEAALPVGTALLAAAVLDVLSGGLA
- a CDS encoding endonuclease V, translating into MQYRQIEKWPVTRAEAAALQTALAREIRIAPAASEPRLIAAVDTAYGRDGKRIYAAAVVVRYPGLEPVDRAEGCAPAIFPYVPGLLFFREGPAVIAALHRLATEPDMLMIHGHGLAHPARCGMAGLLGVLFNRPSTGCSRKLLAGTHRPVADAKGSWEPIRIEGAEVGCAYRSKDRVKPIFVSPGHGCDLAGARELVVRCLRDYRLPEPLRLAHVFANKYKRYQENGTAGRKAGSPPPERT
- a CDS encoding carboxymuconolactone decarboxylase family protein, with protein sequence MSDRVQQFRQEREKLNEIVLERDNLDIKRFFALDGAVYRDGALDAKTKELLGLAASLVLRCDDCIAYHVIRARENRVTDAEFDEVMAIALVVGGSITIPHLRRAARLWKEMKEE
- the pepF gene encoding oligoendopeptidase F, which gives rise to MWLTSRVLSPVLLAVGLFLAAASAVISADSAIPQRADIADQYKWRVADIFPTDSAWEAAFAGLQGSIGLFDQYRGRLGEGPATLLACLATRDSIELIADNLYVYAYLILDEDNRVSTYQEMGGRIRQLWSRISEGTSFIEPEIIAAGKDKIVGFAGQDPKLAVYRHYLDDLFRKQAHVLSDKEEALLALAGPAVSASGEIFNMVDNADIDYGTVADENGAEVALTKERVYKMLESTDRELRRRVSDRYNAAYLDYENTLAATLAASVKSDYFQAQARGYATCLESSLDRYNIPVAVFHSLIAAVNENLAPLHKWASLRKRILGVDTLFTFDLSVPLMPEGRKEYTYEQAQEILRRGLQPLGPQFLTDLEKGFTSGWIDVYETEGKGSGAYSWGTYSSHPYVLLNYNGTLASVFTLAHEMGHAMHSYYTNRHEPYISHNHSLFAAEVASTGNEAVLMKYLLDNTTDRGDKMELLNYYIEQIIGSFFTQVMFSEFELTIHERIESGQALSAEFMRKTYRDIYQKYWGPDLTIGAVNDLGCLRIGHFYSQYYVYQYATSYAAAQAMSQKVLEDPKYLDTYMQFLAVGNSDYPVEILKKAGVDLTSPEPVQRTMKLFADLVDQMEALLAESGK